One region of Gloeocapsa sp. DLM2.Bin57 genomic DNA includes:
- a CDS encoding damage-inducible protein, which produces MTIHTILEEFRQTANSQRDKGDKFEHLIKQYLQTDPIYQEHFSKVWLWMDFPLRNHAPDTGIDLVAQEADTGDYCAIQCKFYDPNYTLEKKDIDSFFTASGTNLFRKRIIVSTTNKWSKHCIEAITNQQIPVNRITINDLANSPIDWSQFTLQQQLKLNPKKTIRPHQQIALDAVIKGLSEADRGKLIMACGTGKTFTALKIAEQFRGSNNLVLFLVPSISLLSQTLREWTAETSISLHSIAVCSDTKVGKSKRKSDDDLADITINDLPFPPSTNYQQIINSYNHSKGKKELTVIFSTYQSISAIAEAQKQGLPEFNLIICDEAHRTTGVTIAGADESYFVKVHDQKFIKGQKRLYMTATPKIYEDSVKVQAQENDALLCSMDDVDIYGRELHRLGFGEAVANGLLTDYKVMVLAVDEAYVSATFQRQLADADNELNLEDAVKITGCWNGLSKRLQTQDTEIQEDLQPMKRAVAFSRSISDSQRIVSLFENIVSHYKMTNSDDENVLDCQIEHVDGKQNSLERIAKLEWLKADTSAHGNICRILSNVRCLSEGIDVPALDAVIFLTPRNSVVDVVQSVGRVMRKSEGKKYGYIILPVGIPADMSPEIALKDNNKYKVIWQVLQALRAHDDRFNATVNKIELNRSRPPQINIIGVGAGNDHNNLTSNNNSDYTPKQLELNFPIEEWRNAIYAKIVVKCGDRRYWEDWAKDVAAIAQSHVSRIKALLQNPESEAKQAFDQFLQGLHNNINPNVTSDEAIEMLSQHLITKPVFDALFEGYEFTKFNPVSQTMQKILDVLEGESLAKDVKKLDKFYQSVRERASGIDNEAGKQRIIIELYDKFFRTAFPKLVERLGIVYTPVEVIDFIINSANVALKQEFGVSLSAEGVHILDPFTGTGTFLVRLLQSGLIKPEDLQRKFTSELHANEIVLLAYYIAAINIEETYHYLSGNEYQPFNGIVLTDTFQMYENDGYLSELIFPENNQRVITQKQQDITVIVGNPPYSAGQTSENDGNKNLKYPRLDEQIRDTYAKYSTATNKNSLYDSYIRAFRWASERIKDKGLVCFVSNGSFIDNNAMDGFRKCLTEEFTSIYCFNLRGNQRTSGEESRKEGGKIFGSGSRATIAIIILIKNPDKPPAPQINYYDIGDYLSREQKLATLKKLVDISAITWTEITPNASHDWINQRNDIFESFMPLGDKKDKTSKTIFDLYSRGIGTSRDAWAYNFSEQSVISNMTRMIDFYNSQVEAFQASLQGKQIANPEERKKKVETFINNDPTKISWSRGLKNDLGKSISHSFCSNSLFKGTYRPYCKQWAYFNKDFNDMIYQMPKIFPNQDLENQVICVTGIGASKDFSALITNTLPDLGLISTGQCFPLYTYEKQEDLGSLFATATEEYVKKENIPDIILIDFQQVYQDKTISKEDIFYYVYGVLHSTEYKQRFASDLKKMLPRIPYCKDFWAFSKAGRELAYWHLNYEEIEPYPVEEYKKDLYLESKDYLVEKMVFGKKGKAVDKTTIIYNSKITLSQIPLEAYDYIVNGKSAIEWVMERYKITKDKDSGITNNPNDWSENPRYIIDLVKRVVRVSVESMAIINNLPALQERT; this is translated from the coding sequence ATGACTATCCACACTATCCTAGAAGAATTTAGACAGACAGCTAACTCTCAAAGAGATAAAGGGGATAAGTTTGAACATCTAATCAAACAGTATCTACAAACAGACCCCATCTACCAAGAACATTTTAGTAAAGTTTGGTTATGGATGGACTTCCCGTTACGAAATCATGCACCTGATACAGGGATTGATTTAGTGGCACAAGAAGCTGATACAGGTGATTATTGTGCCATTCAATGTAAATTTTATGACCCTAATTATACCTTAGAAAAGAAAGATATTGACTCTTTTTTCACAGCTTCTGGTACTAACTTATTTAGGAAAAGGATAATTGTTTCTACCACCAATAAATGGAGTAAACACTGCATTGAAGCTATCACCAATCAACAAATACCAGTTAATCGTATCACCATAAATGATTTAGCTAATAGCCCCATTGACTGGAGTCAATTTACCCTACAGCAGCAACTAAAACTTAACCCCAAAAAGACAATTAGACCACATCAACAAATTGCTTTAGATGCTGTTATTAAAGGGTTATCTGAAGCAGACAGGGGTAAGTTAATCATGGCTTGTGGCACTGGTAAAACATTTACCGCCCTTAAGATTGCTGAACAGTTTAGGGGTAGTAATAATTTAGTTTTATTCTTAGTACCTTCCATTTCCTTATTGTCCCAAACCCTGAGAGAATGGACAGCAGAAACATCAATTTCTCTACATAGTATCGCTGTTTGTTCTGACACAAAAGTAGGTAAAAGTAAACGTAAAAGTGATGATGACCTGGCTGATATAACTATTAATGATTTACCCTTCCCCCCTAGCACTAACTATCAACAAATTATTAACTCTTATAACCATAGTAAAGGCAAAAAAGAGCTAACTGTTATCTTTTCTACCTATCAATCCATCTCAGCAATAGCAGAAGCTCAAAAACAAGGATTACCTGAGTTTAACTTAATTATTTGTGACGAAGCCCATCGTACAACAGGTGTCACAATAGCAGGAGCTGACGAATCCTATTTTGTTAAAGTCCATGACCAAAAGTTCATCAAAGGGCAAAAGCGTTTGTACATGACAGCTACTCCCAAGATATACGAAGATAGTGTTAAAGTACAAGCCCAGGAAAATGACGCTTTACTCTGCTCCATGGATGATGTAGATATTTACGGTAGGGAGTTGCATCGCTTAGGGTTTGGTGAAGCTGTAGCCAACGGTCTATTAACTGACTATAAAGTAATGGTGTTAGCCGTAGATGAAGCTTATGTTAGTGCCACATTCCAAAGACAATTAGCAGATGCTGACAACGAATTAAATCTAGAGGATGCAGTCAAGATAACAGGGTGCTGGAATGGGTTATCTAAACGCTTACAAACGCAAGATACAGAAATACAAGAAGACTTACAACCCATGAAACGAGCTGTAGCCTTCTCCCGTAGCATATCAGATTCTCAGAGAATCGTTAGTTTATTTGAGAATATAGTTAGTCATTACAAGATGACTAATTCAGATGACGAAAACGTTTTAGACTGTCAAATAGAGCACGTAGATGGTAAGCAAAATTCATTAGAGAGAATAGCTAAACTAGAATGGTTGAAAGCTGATACCTCAGCACATGGTAATATCTGTCGCATCCTTTCTAATGTTCGTTGTTTATCTGAAGGGATAGATGTACCAGCCCTTGATGCTGTTATCTTCCTTACCCCCCGTAACTCTGTTGTTGATGTGGTGCAGTCTGTAGGTAGAGTTATGCGGAAATCAGAGGGGAAAAAATACGGTTATATTATTCTCCCTGTAGGTATTCCTGCTGATATGTCCCCAGAAATTGCCCTAAAGGATAATAATAAATATAAGGTTATCTGGCAAGTTCTACAAGCCTTAAGAGCCCATGACGATAGGTTTAACGCCACTGTTAACAAGATTGAATTGAATCGCAGCAGACCACCCCAAATTAATATTATCGGTGTAGGGGCTGGTAATGATCATAATAATCTCACTAGCAATAATAACAGTGATTATACCCCTAAACAACTTGAGTTAAACTTCCCTATCGAAGAATGGCGTAATGCAATTTATGCCAAGATAGTGGTTAAATGTGGAGATAGACGTTATTGGGAGGATTGGGCAAAAGATGTAGCAGCGATCGCCCAGAGTCACGTCTCTAGAATTAAAGCTTTACTACAAAACCCTGAATCTGAAGCTAAACAAGCCTTTGACCAGTTTTTACAGGGGTTGCACAATAACATTAATCCCAACGTTACCTCCGATGAAGCCATCGAGATGTTATCCCAACACCTAATTACTAAACCAGTATTTGATGCTTTATTTGAGGGTTATGAGTTTACTAAATTTAACCCAGTATCTCAGACAATGCAGAAAATCCTAGATGTATTAGAAGGGGAATCACTAGCAAAGGATGTAAAAAAACTAGATAAATTCTATCAAAGTGTTAGAGAAAGAGCTTCAGGAATTGATAACGAAGCAGGTAAACAACGCATCATAATAGAGCTATATGATAAATTCTTTCGTACAGCTTTCCCTAAATTAGTAGAAAGGTTGGGGATTGTTTATACTCCCGTAGAAGTAATCGATTTTATTATTAACAGCGCTAATGTAGCCTTAAAACAAGAGTTTGGCGTTAGTTTATCTGCTGAAGGAGTACATATTTTAGACCCCTTTACAGGTACAGGAACTTTCTTAGTCAGACTCCTCCAAAGTGGACTGATTAAACCAGAAGATTTACAACGTAAGTTTACCTCAGAATTACACGCTAACGAGATTGTTTTATTAGCCTACTACATTGCTGCTATTAACATCGAGGAAACCTATCACTATCTATCGGGTAATGAGTATCAACCTTTTAATGGTATAGTCTTAACCGACACCTTTCAAATGTATGAAAATGACGGTTATTTATCAGAACTAATCTTCCCTGAGAATAACCAACGGGTAATAACACAAAAGCAACAAGATATTACTGTTATTGTGGGGAATCCTCCTTACTCTGCTGGTCAAACTAGTGAGAATGACGGTAATAAAAATCTTAAGTATCCAAGATTAGACGAGCAGATTAGAGATACTTATGCTAAATATTCTACTGCTACTAATAAAAATAGTCTTTATGACTCTTATATTAGGGCTTTTAGGTGGGCTAGTGAGCGAATTAAAGATAAAGGATTAGTTTGTTTTGTGAGTAATGGTTCATTCATTGATAATAATGCCATGGATGGCTTTAGGAAATGTTTAACAGAGGAGTTTACTAGTATCTATTGTTTTAATTTAAGAGGTAATCAGAGAACTTCTGGAGAAGAATCAAGAAAAGAAGGAGGTAAAATTTTTGGCTCAGGGAGTCGAGCTACTATAGCTATTATTATCTTAATTAAAAACCCTGATAAACCCCCAGCCCCCCAAATTAATTATTATGATATAGGTGATTATTTAAGCCGAGAACAAAAGTTAGCTACTCTAAAAAAACTGGTTGATATTTCAGCTATTACCTGGACAGAGATAACTCCTAATGCTAGTCATGACTGGATTAACCAACGTAATGATATATTTGAAAGTTTTATGCCTTTAGGTGATAAGAAAGATAAAACAAGTAAAACTATTTTTGATTTATATTCAAGGGGAATAGGAACTAGTAGAGATGCTTGGGCTTATAACTTTTCTGAGCAGTCAGTTATCAGTAATATGACTAGAATGATTGACTTTTATAATAGTCAAGTAGAAGCATTCCAAGCATCTTTACAAGGTAAACAGATTGCTAATCCTGAAGAAAGAAAGAAAAAAGTAGAAACCTTTATCAATAATGACCCTACTAAAATTAGTTGGTCAAGAGGCTTAAAAAATGATTTAGGAAAATCAATTAGTCATAGCTTTTGTAGTAACTCTTTATTTAAGGGAACATATAGACCTTATTGTAAACAATGGGCTTATTTTAATAAAGATTTTAATGATATGATTTACCAAATGCCTAAAATATTTCCTAATCAAGACTTAGAAAATCAGGTCATTTGTGTAACTGGGATAGGAGCTAGTAAAGATTTCTCAGCTTTAATAACTAATACATTACCCGACTTAGGATTAATCTCAACCGGTCAATGTTTCCCCTTATATACCTACGAAAAACAGGAAGATTTAGGCTCATTATTTGCCACAGCTACAGAAGAATACGTAAAAAAAGAGAACATACCAGACATAATCTTAATCGACTTTCAGCAGGTATATCAAGATAAAACTATCAGCAAAGAAGATATCTTTTACTACGTTTATGGGGTATTGCATTCCACAGAATATAAACAACGGTTTGCATCTGACT